One genomic segment of Cellulophaga sp. HaHaR_3_176 includes these proteins:
- a CDS encoding MoxR family ATPase, producing MSDVTAVHNLVEKHVALKKEIAKVIIGQDVVVNQILLSIYTGGHSLLIGVPGLAKTLMVNTISKTLGLNFKRIQFTPDLMPSDILGSEILDKDRNFKFIKGPIFSNIVLADEINRTPPKTQAALLEAMQEQTVTVAGNNYQLAAPYFVLATQNPIEQEGTYPLPEAQLDRFMFAIELKYPSVSEEVEIVKATTTNKTLTINALFNAEEIVAVQQLIRRVPVPDNVVEYAVNLVHSTRPNQDSASSYVKNYLDWGAGPRASQNLILAAKAHAIVNGKYSPDIEDVKAVSIGILRHRIIKNYKAEAEGISEEDIIRELL from the coding sequence ATGTCAGATGTTACAGCAGTACATAATCTTGTAGAAAAACACGTAGCCTTAAAAAAGGAAATAGCCAAAGTAATTATTGGCCAAGATGTTGTTGTAAATCAAATATTGCTATCAATTTATACCGGTGGTCACTCTTTATTGATAGGTGTACCTGGTTTAGCTAAAACATTAATGGTAAACACCATTTCAAAAACGTTAGGATTAAACTTTAAAAGAATTCAGTTTACACCAGATTTAATGCCTAGTGATATATTAGGTAGTGAAATTTTAGATAAGGACAGAAATTTTAAGTTCATAAAAGGTCCTATTTTTTCGAACATTGTTTTAGCTGATGAAATAAATAGAACACCGCCAAAAACGCAAGCTGCATTGTTAGAAGCTATGCAAGAACAAACAGTTACTGTAGCGGGGAACAATTATCAATTAGCTGCGCCATATTTTGTATTGGCAACTCAAAACCCAATAGAGCAAGAAGGAACCTACCCTTTGCCAGAAGCGCAACTAGATCGTTTTATGTTTGCTATTGAATTAAAATACCCGTCAGTTAGTGAAGAGGTTGAGATTGTTAAGGCAACAACAACAAATAAAACGCTGACGATTAATGCACTTTTTAATGCTGAAGAAATTGTAGCTGTACAGCAATTAATACGACGAGTACCTGTGCCAGATAATGTTGTAGAATATGCTGTAAATTTAGTGCATAGCACAAGACCTAATCAAGATTCTGCATCTTCTTATGTAAAGAATTATTTAGATTGGGGAGCAGGTCCAAGAGCTTCTCAGAATTTAATTTTAGCGGCTAAAGCACACGCTATTGTTAATGGGAAATACTCTCCAGATATTGAAGATGTAAAAGCAGTTTCTATCGGAATTTTACGTCATAGAATTATCAAAAACTACAAAGCAGAAGCAGAAGGTATATCTGAAGAGGATATAATTCGTGAATTATTGTAG
- a CDS encoding peptidylprolyl isomerase, protein MNKVKNTITILTSLLTIGFASAQDTMVDETVVDTSQVADVAMVPDSINTFKKIKIDGVAAVVGEYLILESDIDKTLIDLRNQGVSEEDVSRCGLLGKLMEDRLYAHQAVQDSILVSDDEVNATSDGQIEQLVSKVGSIEKVLAFYKKPDEASFREELYKINKLRLLSDRMKQKIVSEIEITPEEVRQFFNKIPEDQRPVFGAELEIAQIVKKPEAPEEEKQKVIDRLNRIREDVLERGSSFSIKAILNSEDPGSKQNGGLYKINKKSGFVKEFKDAAFSMQEGQVSEPFETEFGFHILTVDKILGQDREVRHILMVPKVPESSLDEAKKELDSIRESIISSKFTFGQAALNFSDQKETKFDGGQLRNPADYSSRFELTSMDPTFYNQIRNLKDNEISQPILEEDPRSGTSYKIMKITNRYDEHVADFSKDYLKIQELALSQKQIDTMTKWMKEHIDETYVSVNASNRDCSFENKWVKE, encoded by the coding sequence ATGAATAAGGTTAAAAACACAATTACAATACTTACATCATTATTAACTATTGGTTTTGCAAGTGCGCAAGATACTATGGTAGACGAAACGGTTGTAGATACGTCTCAAGTAGCTGATGTGGCAATGGTTCCTGACTCAATAAATACATTTAAGAAAATTAAAATTGATGGTGTTGCTGCTGTTGTAGGTGAATATTTAATATTAGAATCTGATATAGATAAGACATTAATAGATTTAAGAAATCAAGGTGTATCAGAAGAAGATGTTTCAAGATGTGGCCTTTTAGGTAAGTTGATGGAAGATCGTTTGTATGCTCACCAGGCAGTACAAGATAGTATTCTTGTATCTGATGATGAGGTAAATGCGACTAGCGATGGTCAAATTGAACAATTAGTATCTAAAGTAGGTTCTATCGAAAAGGTGTTAGCGTTTTATAAAAAACCAGACGAAGCTAGTTTCAGAGAAGAGTTATATAAAATTAATAAGCTTAGATTATTATCTGACCGTATGAAGCAGAAAATCGTAAGCGAAATAGAAATTACACCGGAAGAAGTTCGTCAGTTTTTTAATAAAATACCAGAAGATCAACGTCCAGTATTTGGTGCTGAGTTAGAAATTGCACAAATTGTTAAAAAACCAGAGGCTCCAGAAGAAGAGAAGCAAAAAGTAATAGATCGTTTAAATAGAATACGTGAAGATGTTCTAGAAAGAGGTTCTAGTTTTTCTATAAAAGCAATATTAAATAGTGAAGATCCTGGCTCTAAACAAAACGGTGGTTTATATAAGATAAATAAAAAATCAGGTTTCGTAAAAGAATTTAAAGATGCAGCTTTTAGTATGCAAGAAGGTCAAGTATCAGAGCCTTTTGAGACTGAATTTGGTTTTCATATATTAACTGTAGATAAAATTTTAGGTCAAGATAGAGAGGTTCGTCATATTTTAATGGTACCTAAAGTTCCAGAAAGTTCTTTAGATGAGGCAAAAAAAGAATTAGATTCTATTCGTGAAAGTATTATATCATCTAAATTTACGTTCGGACAAGCAGCTTTAAACTTTTCAGATCAAAAAGAAACAAAATTTGATGGTGGACAATTAAGAAATCCAGCAGATTATAGTTCACGTTTTGAGTTAACGAGTATGGATCCTACTTTTTATAATCAAATAAGAAATTTAAAAGACAATGAAATTTCTCAACCTATATTAGAAGAAGATCCAAGATCAGGAACGAGTTATAAGATCATGAAAATAACAAATAGATATGATGAGCATGTTGCTGATTTTTCTAAAGATTATTTAAAAATACAAGAGTTAGCTTTGTCTCAAAAGCAAATAGATACAATGACTAAATGGATGAAAGAACACATAGATGAAACATATGTGAGTGTAAATGCATCAAATAGAGATTGTAGTTTTGAAAATAAATGGGTAAAAGAATAG